Proteins found in one Methylobacterium sp. CB376 genomic segment:
- a CDS encoding rod-binding protein — protein sequence MLPLAPLAATTAIAAGRALAGVAGAALGTATGGTAKIRKTAQDFESMFLETTLDKLNGSTGSDGPLGENGTGGGVYRSMLNKEYAQSIVKSGGVGIGDQVMREMLRMQEAGNAAAA from the coding sequence ATGCTCCCCCTCGCTCCTCTCGCCGCCACCACGGCGATCGCCGCCGGCCGGGCCCTCGCGGGCGTCGCCGGCGCCGCGCTCGGCACCGCGACCGGCGGAACCGCCAAGATCAGGAAGACCGCGCAGGACTTCGAGTCGATGTTCCTGGAGACGACCCTCGACAAGCTGAACGGGTCGACCGGGTCCGACGGCCCGCTCGGCGAGAACGGCACCGGCGGCGGCGTCTACCGCTCGATGCTGAACAAGGAATACGCGCAGAGCATCGTGAAGAGCGGCGGCGTCGGCATCGGCGACCAGGTGATGCGCGAGATGCTGCGCATGCAGGAGGCGGGGAATGCCGCCGCGGCCTGA